GCTGAGGAGCAGGTGGATTAGCCAGGTTTTCAATGATTTCTACAAAGCAGAATTCCATTCCCTCGTTATAACAAAAGCGCCGTCCCAGCCTAAAACCGGGCGGCGTTTTTGTTTATCATGCATGTCAACACTCTGAATTTATGTGGATTGCCAAGGTTTCCCAACCAAAGCCGCTCCATGCCGAGCCGTAGGTTGGGTTACGAAGTCCAGCTGTGGCGCTTCAAGCAGGCAATGACGCTGCTGGACTTCAAACCCAACAAAAATCATCCTATTCGCTCCCCTGAAGCCTACTACATAAAACTAGCCCCAAGGCGCTAATTGTCACCCCAAATTCGTCTCAAGATCCCGGATGGAAATCGTTTCCACCACAGCCTCGCCCAGGGCCTTTAGCAACACAAACTGGATGGCGTCGCCCAGCTTTTTCTTGTCTTTGGCCAGGGCGTCCAGGGCCTTGGCGGGATCCACCTCAATGCGCAGGGGAAGGCCCAGGTCTTTCAGCAGTTTTTTAATGCGTTCGCTGTCCGATTCCTTGAGCAGCCCCCGATCCATGGACAAGTTGCAGGCCATAACCATGCCCGCGCTTACGGCCTTGCCGTGGGAGACGCCCGCGGTTTTTTCCAGGGCGTGGCCGAAGGTGTGGCCGAAATTCAATATTTTCCGAATGCCGGTCTCCTTTTCGTCCTGATTGACCACGTCCGCCTTGATGGCGATGGAGTCGTAAATCAGGTGAGCCATGAACTCCGAATCCAAAGATAGCGCCTTGGCCTTGTTGTCCTCCAAAAAGGTGAAGTGAGACTCGTCCCGGATGGCGCCGTGCTTGACGATTTCCGCAAATCCGTTCGTCAATTCGTCCTGGGGCAGGCTTTTTAAAACCTTGGGATCGCACAGTACAAAGGAGGGCTGATTGAACACGCCCACCATGTTTTTGTATCCTTTGTAATTAACCCCGTTCTTGCCGCCTACGCTGGCGTCCACCTGAGCCAGGAGCGTAGTGGGGCAAAACCCGAAGTCCACCCCGCGCAAATACGTGGACGCGACAAAGCCCGTAACGTCGCACACAATGCCGCCGCCGATTCCCACGATAAAGCAGGACCGATCCAGGCCCAGGCCTACCAGTTCGCCCATAAGCCGGGCGACGGTGTCCAGGGTCTTATTCCCCTCGCCTTCTCCAATCTCCAGAACCGGGCAGGCGGGAAACAGATTTCCGTAAAGATCGTTGACCGTCTCGTCCGTAATGATGACGGTCTTCCCTTTGGGCAGGTGGAGGCCCAGGTTTTTCAGGGCCTCCCCAACCATGATGCGCGAGTTTCCGGTCTTGCCTGATATTTTCAGTTCTCTGACCATGTTGTCTTCTTCCATGAAATGAACGGCGCCCCTATCCCCTGGTCGCCGCCTTAAGCGATTCGGTGTATTCCTGAACCATGGTATGCAGGCCGCGATTTTCCAGGTTCTCCTCGATCAATCTTTCAAAGGCCGAACCCACCACCACACCGTCCGACACTGCGGCCACGGCCTTCACATGCTCCGGCGTGGAAATGCCGAAGCCCACGCAAACCGGCAGATCCGTCACCGCCTTCAAAGGCGCGATGACGTCAGCAACCTTGGAGCTGTCCAAACCCTGGCTGCCCGTAACGCCGGTCATGGAAACCAGATAGATGAACCCGGAGGCCTCGTCCGCAATCTGCTTCATGCGGTCCTGTCCCGTGGTGGGCGCTACCAGCCTTATGAAGTCAAAATCGTCTCCCTCCCATAAGGAAGTCAGCTCTGCGGACTCCTCCGGCGGCAGATCCACAATCAGCACGCCGTCCGCGCCCGCTGCCAGGGCGTCTTCGTAAAAACGCTTTCCGCCGTAGGAGAAAATGGGGTTGTAATATCCGAACAGGACAATGGGGATTTTCGTGAAACCCCGGACGATCTTCACCATTTCCAAAACCTTGGGCAGGCTCATGCCCGAGGATAAGGCCCTCTGGGAGGAGCGCTGGATCACCGGGCCGTCCGCCGTGGGATCGGAAAAGGGGATGCCAAGCTCCAGCACATCCATGCCGCCTTCGCACATGGCTTTGACGATCTCCACGGACTTGTCGAAATCCGGGTCCCCGGCCGTCACAAAGCCCACCAAAGCCTTTTCGTTCTTTGCCTTTAATGCTTCAAAGCTATTCTTGATGCAGCTCATGATTAAGCCCCTTTTCTTTCCATGTGTTTGAGTACGGTTTCCAGATCCTTGTCGCCCCTGCCCGAAAGATTGACCAAAATGACGTCGTCCTTTGACCGGCGTGCGGCCTCTTTCATGGCCCAGGCCATGGCGTGGGAGCTTTCCAGGGCGGGCAGAATGCCCTCAGCCCGGGACAGGGTGTGGAAGGCGTTCAGGGCTTCGTCGTCCTTGATGGAAACGTAGCGCGCCCTGCCCTCTTCCTTTAACAAGGCGTGCTCAGGGCCTACGCCGGGATAATCGAGTCCAGCGGAAACCGAGTGCGCTTCCTGAATCTGGCCGTCCTGGGTTTGCAGCACGTAAGACTTGGAGCCGTGCAGCACGCCTATCTCTCCCGCACCCAGGGAGGCTGAATGCTTTCCCGACTCAATGCCGATTCCGGCCGCTTCAACGCCCACCATTTCCACGTCTTTGTCTCCCACAAAGGGATAAAACAGGCCCATGGCGTTGCTGCCGCCGCCCACGCAGGCCACCAATGTGTCGGGCAGTCTGCCTTCGGCTTCCATGATCTGCCGCTTGGCTTCGTCGCCGATCACACGCTGGAAGTCCCGGACCATGGCAGGATACGGATGAGGCCCGGCCACGGAGCCGATCACGTAAAAGGTGTCTTCCACGGCGCCGACCCAATAGCGCATAGCCTCGTTCATGGCGTCCTTAAGGGTGCCGGTGCCGGAGGAAACCGGAACCACTTCCGCGCCTAAAAGCTCCATGCGTTTGACGTTGGGCGCCTGGCGGGAAATGTCCTCCACGCCCATGAACACCTTGCATTCCATGCCGAAATAAGCCGCCGCCGTGGCCGTGGCGACC
The Desulfatibacillum aliphaticivorans DSM 15576 DNA segment above includes these coding regions:
- the trpA gene encoding tryptophan synthase subunit alpha, whose protein sequence is MSCIKNSFEALKAKNEKALVGFVTAGDPDFDKSVEIVKAMCEGGMDVLELGIPFSDPTADGPVIQRSSQRALSSGMSLPKVLEMVKIVRGFTKIPIVLFGYYNPIFSYGGKRFYEDALAAGADGVLIVDLPPEESAELTSLWEGDDFDFIRLVAPTTGQDRMKQIADEASGFIYLVSMTGVTGSQGLDSSKVADVIAPLKAVTDLPVCVGFGISTPEHVKAVAAVSDGVVVGSAFERLIEENLENRGLHTMVQEYTESLKAATRG
- the aroB gene encoding 3-dehydroquinate synthase, giving the protein MEEDNMVRELKISGKTGNSRIMVGEALKNLGLHLPKGKTVIITDETVNDLYGNLFPACPVLEIGEGEGNKTLDTVARLMGELVGLGLDRSCFIVGIGGGIVCDVTGFVASTYLRGVDFGFCPTTLLAQVDASVGGKNGVNYKGYKNMVGVFNQPSFVLCDPKVLKSLPQDELTNGFAEIVKHGAIRDESHFTFLEDNKAKALSLDSEFMAHLIYDSIAIKADVVNQDEKETGIRKILNFGHTFGHALEKTAGVSHGKAVSAGMVMACNLSMDRGLLKESDSERIKKLLKDLGLPLRIEVDPAKALDALAKDKKKLGDAIQFVLLKALGEAVVETISIRDLETNLG
- the trpB gene encoding tryptophan synthase subunit beta; this encodes MNILNTPDERGHFGAFGGRYIAETLMPAILELTEAYAKAQQNQEFQDDLQALFTNYVGRPTPLFFARGLTEKMGGAKIYLKREDLAHTGAHKINNTMGQALLAHHMGKTKVIAETGAGQHGVATATAAAYFGMECKVFMGVEDISRQAPNVKRMELLGAEVVPVSSGTGTLKDAMNEAMRYWVGAVEDTFYVIGSVAGPHPYPAMVRDFQRVIGDEAKRQIMEAEGRLPDTLVACVGGGSNAMGLFYPFVGDKDVEMVGVEAAGIGIESGKHSASLGAGEIGVLHGSKSYVLQTQDGQIQEAHSVSAGLDYPGVGPEHALLKEEGRARYVSIKDDEALNAFHTLSRAEGILPALESSHAMAWAMKEAARRSKDDVILVNLSGRGDKDLETVLKHMERKGA